A window from Malassezia japonica chromosome 1, complete sequence encodes these proteins:
- a CDS encoding uncharacterized protein (EggNog:ENOG503P3VX; BUSCO:EOG092652TN; COG:S), translating to MQRSVARLLAQGAAHTPSADVQAASKMLLRPIPLYRALLRAHRSLMPEMRSLGDDYIKAEFRRHQKIDNPLQIVGFCSQWKMYLDALQADKQMPGGSRGQSLDPKLLDKFSDEQLYQLYELKLATDEVFDPEKAQAKPPPKIKKHQS from the exons ATGCAGCGCTCGGTGGCACGACTTTTGGCGCAGGGTGCGGCCCacacgccgtcggcggATGTCCAGGCGGCGTCCAAGATGCTTCTGCGCCCAATCCCGCTGTACCGTGCTCTTttgcgcgcgcaccgctcgCTGATGCCCGAAATGCGttcgctcggcgacgactATATCAAGGCCGAGTTCCGGCGACACCAAAAAATCGATAACCCTCTGCAGATTGTAGGCTTCTGCAGCCAGTGGAAGATGTATttggatgcgctgcaggcaGACAAGCAGATGCcgggcggctcgcgcggccAGAGCTTGGACCCCAAGCTCCTGGACAAG TTCTCCGACGAACAGCTGTACCAGCTCTACGAGCTCAAGCTGGCTACGGATGAGGTCTTTGACCCGGAAAAGGCACAAGCAAAGCCGCCACCCAAGATTAAGAAGCACCAATCATAG
- the PHB1 gene encoding Prohibitin-1, subunit of the prohibitin complex (Phb1p-Phb2p) (COG:O; EggNog:ENOG503NW8M; SECRETED:SignalP(1-25)), translating into MANAASNFLSRFAVPLGLSAIAVQASLYDVPGGYRAVLFDRFTGVQKKPSMEGTHFLVPWLQKAILYDVRIKPRTISTTTGSKDLQMVTLSLRVLSRPDVAHLPQIYQSLGQDYDERVLPSIGNEVLKATVAQFDAAELITQREVVSARIREDLLNRAREFNIVLEDVSITHLTFGQEFTKAVEQKQIAQQDAERAKFVVEKAEQERQASVVRAEGEAEAASLITRALDKAGDGLLTMRRIEASQDIAKTLSTARNVTYLPHGNNVLAAVLVGERVVLVPYREQHVPTYHAWMQNEALREATGSSALSYEEEVEMQKSWRNDEDTDDDRDALLTTCPMVGDINLFLSEQYDENDADAPPRMGGELNVMIADTAYRRQGLASEALRLLFYYVTARPTPLPHGESQGRSPLMLDPTHIFSRIHESNAASRALFEDLGFVVGKESNVFSEMELQVVDASALKRTAPRAVLFWPEAGV; encoded by the exons ATGGCGAACGCGGCATCCAACTTCCTTTCTAGGTTCGCAG TCCCCCTGGGTCTGAGTGCCATTGCGGTGCAGGCGAGCCTGTACGACGTGCCGGGTGGCTACCGCGCGGTACTCTTTGACCGCTTCACGGGTGTGCAGAAGAAG CCTTCCATGGAGGGCACGCACTTCCTCGTGCCGTGGCTGCAAAAGGCGATCCTGTACGATGTCCGGATCAAGCCCAGG ACCATCTCGACTACGACGGGATCTAAGGATCTACAGATGGTGACACTctcgctgcgtgtgctGTCGCGCCCCGATGTGGCGCACCTGCCGCAGATCTACCAATCGCTCGGCCAGGACTAcgacgagcgtgtgctGCCTTCGATCGGAAACGAGGTGCTGAAGGCCACCGTGGCCCAGTTCGATGCGGCGGAGCTGATCACCCAGCGTGAGGTCGTCAGCGCGCGGATCCGCGAGGATCTGCTGaaccgcgcgcgcgagttCAACATTGTGCTCGAGGATGTGTCGATC ACCCACTTGACATTCGGCCAAGAGTTCACCAAGGCCGTGGAGCAGAAGCAGATTGCGCAAcaggacgccgagcgtgccaagTTTGTTGTCGaaaaggccgagcaggagcgccaggcctcggtcgtgcgtgccgagggtgaggccgaggcggcctCGCTCATTACGCGTGCGCTGGATAAGGCGGGCGATGGCCTGCTGAccatgcgccgcatcgaggcgTCGCAGGACATTGCCAAGACGCTGAGCACGGCCCGTAACGTCACCTACCTTCCCCACGGAAACAATGTTCT GGCGGCGGTGttggtcggcgagcgcgtggtgCTCGTGCCGTACCG CGAACAGCAT GTACCCACGTATCATGCGTGGATGCagaacgaggcgctgcgtgaaGCGACAGGCTCCTCGGCCCTGAGCTACGAAGAGGAAGTGGAAATGCAAAAGTCATGGCGCAACGACGAAGACA CGGAtgacgaccgcgacgcgctgctcacgACCTGCCCCATGGTCGGCGACATTAACCTTTTCCTCAGCGAGCAGTACGACGAGAACGACGCAGATGCGCCGCCACGCATGGGCGGCGAGCTCAATGTCATGATCGCAGATACCGCATACCGGCGGCAAGGGCTTGCctccgaggcgctgcgcctcttgtTTTACTATGTCACAGCGCGCCCCACGCCGCTTCCCCACGGCGAGTCGCAGGGACGGTCGCCGCTGATGCTCGATCCTACGCACATCTTTTCGCGCATCCACGAGAGCAatgcggcgtcgcgtgcgctctTTGAGGACCTCGGCTTTGTCGTCGGCAAAGAGAGCAATGTCTTTTCCGAAATGGAGCTGCAGGTCGTCGATGCATCTGCCCTGAAAcggacggcgccgcgcgcagtTCTATTCTGGCCGGAAGCGGGCGTGTGA
- the tsn1 gene encoding Translin-1 (EggNog:ENOG503P06S; COG:S), with the protein MDDATRRSLAQVVQEVESERTTADTLRELARNVDRSQRMIAMQLGQIYAMEASQVPGHVERTAHEFGEVRNAIAALAAEVPAQEYYKWSETWSWSVRHAVFGACLAYYLGTGRLLSKEEASTVLGMDRVPHDRMLLATDEYLHGLISMVNELPRLAMNAVTSGDFEAPVRIAAFVKQLHAAFQVLNLKNDILRKRFDGLKYDVKRVEEIIYDIRLRGLVSDQVAPAPAGDGSALLAIMQGRT; encoded by the exons ATGGACgacgccacgcgccgctcgctggCGCAGGTGGTGCAAGAGGTGGAGAGTGAGCGTACGACGGCCGAT ACGCTCCGTGAGCTTGCACGTAATGTGGACCGCAGCCAGCGCATGATTGCGATGCAGCTCGGGCAGATCTATGCGATGGAAGCTTCGCAGG TGCCGggccacgtcgagcgcacggcccaCGAGTttggcgaggtgcgcaatGCGATTGCAGCACTTGCGGCCGAGGTGCCTGCACAGGAATACTAcaag TGGAGTGAAACCTGGTCCTGGTCGGTGCGCCATGCGGTCTTTGGCGCGTGCCTGGCCTACTACCTCGGCACGGGACGCCTGCTGTCGAAGGAAGAGGCGAGCACCGTGCTCGGAATGGACCGCGTGCCGCACGACCGCATGCTCCTTGCGACCGACGAGTACCTGCACGGCCTCATTAGCATGGTCAacgagctgccgcgcctcgcgatGAACGCCGTGACCTCGGGCGATTTTgaggcgccggtgcgcatcgcggcATTTGTCAAgcagctgcacgccgccttCCAGGTGCTCAACCTGAAGAATGATATTCTGCGCAAGCGCTTCGACGGACTCAAG TACGATGTGAAGCGCGTCGAAGAGATCATCTACGACATCCGCCTGCGTGGATTGGTTTCCGACCAGgtggcgcctgcgccggccggcgaTGGGAGTGCATTGCTGGCCATCATGCAGGGGCGTACTTAG
- a CDS encoding uncharacterized protein (COG:K; EggNog:ENOG503Q381) → MSDGGFDDRAVPVLRERIFDVLKDADLSVISAKKIRIALSELPEGSLPSGVDLVEHKKAIDAEIRHCYDEVTKKGAPKSSSGDKKITLPGTGGVPGDASAPTKTKRKAEPAATKKAPKKRTKASEEDEPKKKRASNPNSALNRPMRLSAAMAEVCGGNELWVYIKARNLQNEENKRQILCDEKLTSLFGKDKVDSFEMAKLIGPHLEKIEVPP, encoded by the exons ATGTCCGACGGTGGATTTGATGACCGTGCTGTACCTGTTCTGCGCGAGCGGATATTTGATGTGCTGAAGGATGCTGACCTTTCTGTGATTTCCGCCAAGAAGATCCGCATTGCCTTGTCCGAGCTCCCCGAAGGATCGCTGCCTAGCGGCGTCGATCTTGTGGAGCACAAGAAGGCGATCGATGCCGAGATCCGCCACTGCTACGACGAGGTGACCAAGAAAGGCGCACCGAAGTCGTCTTCGGGTGATAAAAAGATTACGCTCCCTGGTACAGGCGGCGTGCCTGGCGACGCGTCCGCACCCACCAAGAccaagcgcaaggcggaGCCTGCGGCGACGAAGAAGGCCCCCAAGAAGCGGACCAAGGCCAGTgaggaggacgagccgAAAAAGAAGCGCGCGTCGAACCCCAACAGTGCACTGAACCGCCCGATGCGTTTGTCTGCTGCGATGGCCGAAGTGTGCGGCGGTAACGAG CTTTGGGTCTACATCAAGGCACGAAACTTGCAGAACGAGGAGAACAAGCGCCAGATCCTCTGTGATGAGAAACTGACCAGTCTATTTGGCAAGGATAAAGTGGA CTCGTTTGAAATGGCAAAA CTTATTGGCCCGCATCTGGAAAAGATTGAAGTCCCTCCCTAG
- the HAP5 gene encoding CCAAT- binding transcription factor component (EggNog:ENOG503NY2K; COG:K), whose product MSFYQPDSSAMRSAPGPHAVPGAPDAKPGGPVEGLSMPQEAGAQVQQSAPLSTLIQQFSRNPGQFQRHFWRHQMDLVENGFDSDGKAIDFYNLGSTPNGSSSALPLARIKKVMKNDDEVKMISAEAPILFSRACEIFISDLTCRAFMVAEENKRRTIQRSDIANAIARSDLFDFLIDIVPRSDMVRNRSSSVPIRNALPATNVAPGLGGDVASRVGMNEAMLDPSKGPSGFMPLRPSQPDMRGRLENEMNMHPAAQAMKGMPKAPLGSEWGPPMYPFHAPNPMGDARVHPGAGMGMRGAPPAAPGMPRGNVDASSFMDASSSLSMPPHQQRGAFLNMVPYPMEENKGENAPGE is encoded by the exons ATGTCGTTCTACCAGCCCGATTCGAGTGCTATGCGTTCTGCGCCCGGACCCCACGCGGTGCCtggcgcgcccgacgcgaaGCCTGGTGGCCCAGTGGAGGGTCTTTCGATGCCTCAGGAGGCTGGTGCACAGGTGCAGCAGTCTGCGCCACTTAGCACGCTCATCCAGCAGTTCTCGCGCAACCCTGGGCAGTTCCAGCGCCACTTTTGGCGCCATCAAATGGACCTGGTGGAAAATGGATTCGACTCGGACGGCAAGGCGATCGACTTTTATAATCtcggctcgacgccgaacgggagcagcagcgcccTGCCGCTTGCGCGTATCAAAAAGGTGATGAagaacgacgacgaggtcaAG ATGATCTCGGCAGAGGCGCCCATCCTCTTCTCGCGCGCGTGTGAAA TCTTTATCTCGGACCTGACCTGCCGCGCGTTCATGGTTGCTGAGGAAAACAAGCGGCGTACGATCCAGCGCTCCGACATTGCGAACGCCATTGCGCGTTCTGACCTGTTTGACTTCTTGATCGATATTGTACCGCGCTCGGATATGGTCAGGAACCGCAGCTCCAGCGTGCCGATTCGTAATGCACTTCCTGCGACAAACGTCGCGCCGGgtctcggcggcgatgTCGCGTCCCGTGTCGGGATGAACGAGGCGATGCTCGACCCCAGCAAAGGCCCGTCGGGCTTTATGCCCTTGCGGCCGTCACAGCCTGATATGCGTGGCCGCCTGGAGAATGAGATGAACATGCACCCGGCCGCTCAAGCTATGAAAGGCATGCCCAAGGCGCCACTCGGCAGCGAGTGGGGCCCGCCCATGTACCCCTTCCACGCTCCGAACCCCAtgggcgacgcacgcgtGCACCCCGGTGCGGGTATGGGCAtgcgcggtgcgccacCGGCCGCGCCAGGCATGCCGCGGGGTAacgtcgacgcgtcgtcCTTTATGGATGCGAGCTCGTCGTTGTCCATGCCGCCACACCAGCAGCGTGGCGCGTTTCTGAACATGGTGCCCTACCCCATGGAGGAGAACAAGGGTGAAAATGCGCCGGGCGAGTAG
- a CDS encoding uncharacterized protein (MEROPS:MER0011785; COG:S; EggNog:ENOG503NWMD), which yields MSTSDSAARGDDVNATNALHEVAEAAAEVSPEMSLPSSILPMPSSVTSSLSSWWNLSPKQTAEAEFYLMSKSGFFQGATLGNARACTTDGPDALAEAYELVQKKSPPTEPSDKQNQFMTVGVEPGAEGRVGCIRLVDIGPPPPGSSRAGLLNSMGLCRTKRLVNTLEIGTPVRVEDQPKDEQKIVLVHGYAAGSAFFFKNFGMFGSQPNTRFFALDWLGMGRSSRPPYALPRTNARSAERVEAAENFFLTSLEQWREKMKIEKMVLVGHSLGGYLSMAYALKHPERVEKLVLVSPVGIPEGSWDIRAGEEQAKRDAEQPKSPELERSPSPASVSSNTSTHAQPPRRFGSRMLGVLGWLWDRNVSIFGIIRSTSFFGPLLISGYTRNRFGNIAPDELLCMHAYCHGVFSGRGSSEYCLSDILAPGAYARRPMLHRVSPLKMPVSFLYGDKDWMDVNGGIDAKRLINKAGNPNARVYIVPKAGHHLYLDNAKEFNKLLHKLLHR from the exons ATGTCGACTTCGGACAGTGCTGCTCGTGGGGATGACGTGAATGCAACGAATGCGTTGCACGAggtggccgaggccgcaGCAGAGGTCTCTCCTGAGATGAGCCTGCCATCCAGCATCCTGCCGATGCCCTCGTCGGTCACGTCGTCGTTGTCGAGCTGGTGGAACTTATCACCGAAGCagacggccgaggcggagtTCTACCTGATGAGCAAGTCGGGATTCTTCCAAGGCGCGACGCTGGGTAATGCGCGTGCATGCACGACCGACGGCCCCGACGCACTCGCCGAGGCCTACGAGCTGGTCCAGAAGAAGTCGCCGCCTACCGAGCCGTCTGACAAGCAGAACCAGTTCATGACCGTCGGTGTCGAGCCCGGTGCAGAGGGGCGGGTGGGTTGCATCCGGCTCGTGGACATTGGGCCGCCCCCGCCTggctcgagccgcgcggGACTGCTCAATTCGATGGGCCTGTGCCGTACGAAGCGCCTCGTCAACACGCTCGAgatcggcacgccggtgcGGGTCGAGGACCAGCCGAAAGACGAGCAAAAAATTGTGCTCGTGCACGGCTACGCGGCCGGCTCTGCGTTCTTTTTCAAGAACTTCGGCATGTTTGGCTCGCAGCCGAATACGCGCTTCTTTGCGCTGGACTGGCTTGGGATGGGCCGTTCTTCGCGCCCGCCCTATGCACTGCCACGCACCAACGCGCGGagtgccgagcgcgtcgaggccgcaGAGAACTTTTTCCtcacgtcgctcgagcagtGGCGCGAGAAGATGAAGATCGAGAAAATGGTGCTTGTCGGCcactcgctcggcggctaCCTGTCGATGGCCTACGCCCTCAAGCAccccgagcgcgtcgagaaGCTGGTGCTCGTATCGCCGGTCGGCATCCCCGAAGGGTCCTGGGACATTCGCGCtggcgaggagcaggccaaGCGGGACGCAGAGCAACCCAAGTCGCCGGAGCTTGAGCGGAGTCCCTCGCCTGCGTCTGTCTCGAGCAACACGAGCACGCATGCACAGCCCCCCCGCCGCTTTGGCAGCCGGATGCTCGGTGTACTCGGCTGGCTCTGGGACCGCAACGTGAGCATCTTTGGGATTATTCGATCGACCTCCTTCTTTGGTCCGCTGCTTATCAGCGGCTACACCCGCAACCGTTTCGGCAACATTGCTccggacgagctgctctgCATGCATGCCTACTGCCACGGTGTCTTTTCCgggcgcggcagcagcgagTATTGCT TGTCCGACATTCTCGCACccggcgcgtacgcgcgccgtccCATGCTCCACCGCGTCAGCCCGCTCAAGATGCCCGTCTCGTTCCTCTAT GGAGACAAGGACTGGATGGACGTCAACGGCGGTATCGACGCCAAGCGCCTCATCAACAAGGCCGGCAACCCCAACGCACGCGTCTATATTGTGCCCAAGGCCGGCCACCATCTGTACCTCGACAACGCCAAGGA